The following are encoded in a window of Alosa sapidissima isolate fAloSap1 chromosome 12, fAloSap1.pri, whole genome shotgun sequence genomic DNA:
- the bcl6aa gene encoding BCL6A transcription repressor a isoform X4: MQEVSRKALPDLDKMACAADSCIQFTRHASDVLLNLNRLRSRDILTDVTILVNRQQFRAHKTVLMACSGLFYTIFTDSLKCNLNAISLDPKVDPEGFAILLEFMYTSRLTLKESLIMTVMNTAIYLQMDHVVDTCHRFIKSSDSSLKLPREDFLVSPLLLPQDVHSYRPHDMAENLPSRVTPFRDGRPYGSGMFNAVNTPVSSSYHLYSQFPVQGFPFPLCKLADTKNTFADFSKPGVIHHKHCPPPPAENPSAAVLAEYSRVATGGSVAGMCHPGAYSSRELVRDEEMKRESLEGVVQSIGMSSRKHGYPSLAAEQQAQQQAQQGHHGQGQKEAGKEQGPAAEEDMGHQHYPIGMSASGRKALVSSPQSPLKSDCQPNSPTESSSSKNAALSQAIRPLATQGSQDPKARNWKKYKFIVLNQSTKEEEVSPRDADMRSPQRLGMPPFLHPADSEHPDSVQSGTKITEHAEDFHVPQASRLNNIINRTLEGSQRSSDSHSSLYMGHLKCTSCGSQSPRHSEICPNTASRLAEEMAEMHSEYSDSSSVENGTYFCNECDSKFTEEEALKRHMLQVHSDKPYKCDRCQAAFRYKGNLASHKTVHTGEKPYRCNICGAQFNRPANLKTHTRIHSGEKPYKCETCGARFVQVAHLRAHVLIHTGEKPYPCEICGTRFRHLQTLKSHLRIHTGEKPYHCEKCNLHFRHKSQLRLHLRQKHGAITNTKIQYRMSTADMPTDLTKTC, translated from the exons ATGCAAGAAGTTTCTAGGAAAGCACTACCAG ATCTTGACAAAATGGCTTGCGCAGCTGACAGCTGCATCCAATTCACACGGCACGCGAGTGATGTTCTGCTCAACCTTAACCGGCTGCGCAGCAGGGACATCCTCACAGATGTCACCATTCTGGTCAACAGACAACAGTTTCGCGCTCACAAGACCGTCCTCATGGCCTGCAG TGGGCTCTTTTATACCATCTTCACGGATTCACTCAAATGCAACCTGAACGCCATCAGCCTGGACCCTAAAGTGGATCCAGAGGGCTTCGCCATCCTCCTGGAATTTATGTACACGTCCCGGCTGACGCTGAAGGAGAGCCTCATCATGACTGTCATGAACACAGCCATCTACCTGCAGATGGACCATGTCGTCGACACCTGCCACAGATTCATTAAGTCCAG TGACTCCTCTCTCAAACTGCCAAGAGAGGACTTCCTGGTCAGTCCCTTGCTGTTACCTCAGGATGTCCACAGCTACAGGCCGCATGACATGGCGGAGAACCTCCCCAGCAGAGTGACCCCCTTCAGGGACGGGAGGCCATACGGCTCTGGGATGTTCAACGCGGTCAACACTCCGGTCAGCAGCTCCTACCACCTGTACAGCCAGTTCCCCGTGCAGGGCTTCCCCTTTCCCCTCTGCAAACTGGCCGACACCAAAAACACATTTGCGGACTTCTCCAAGCCGGGAGTGATCCACCACAAGCACTGTCCACCGCCACCGGCAGAGAACCCGAGCGCGGCGGTTCTGGCCGAGTACTCGCGGGTGGCCACTGGGGGCAGCGTGGCTGGCATGTGCCACCCAGGTGCTTACTCCTCTCGGGAGCTGGTGCGCGAtgaggagatgaagagagagagcctgGAGGGGGTGGTGCAGTCCATCGGCATGAGCTCCAGGAAGCACGGCTACCCCAGCCTGGCGGCCGAGCAGCAGGCGCAGCAGCAGGCACAGCAGGGGCATCACGGACAGGGGCAGAAGGAGGCAGGCAAGGAGCAGGGGCCAGCAGCTGAGGAGGACATGGGCCACCAGCACTACCCTATCGGCATGTCCGCCAGCGGCCGCAAGGCACTGGTAAGCAGCCCGCAGAGCCCGCTCAAGTCCGACTgccagcccaactcgcccaCGGAGTCCAGCAGCAGCAAGAACGCAGCCCTGTCGCAGGCCATCCGGCCACTGGCCACCCAGGGCTCACAGGACCCCAAGGCCCGCAACTGGAAGAAGTACAAGTTCATCGTGCTGAACCAGAGCaccaaggaggaggaggtcagTCCCCGCGACGCGGACATGCGCTCACCCCAGCGCCTTGGAATGCCGCCCTTCTTGCACCCCGCGGACTCCGAGCACCCAGACTCGGTGCAGTCCGGCACCAAGATCACCGAGCACGCGGAGGACTTCCACGTGCCCCAGGCTAGCCGTCTCAACAACATCATTAACAG GACCCTGGAGGGATCTCAGCGGAGCAGTGACAGCCACTCGTCTCTGTACATGGGCCACTTAAAGTGCACGTCCTGCGGTTCCCAGTCTCCGCGCCACTCTGAGATCTGCCCAAACACTGCCTCGCGCCTGGCCGAGGAGATGGCCGAGATGCACTCCGAGTACTCCGACTCCAGCTCTG TAGAAAACGGTACATACTTTTGCAACGAATGTGACTCAAAGTTCACAGAGGAGGAGGCACTGAAACGCCACATGCTTCAGGTCCACAGTGACAAGCCATACAAATGTGACCGCTGCCAGGCTGCTTTCCGCTACAAAGGAAACCTCGCCAGCCACAAGACGGTTCACACAG GAGAGAAGCCGTATCGCTGCAACATTTGCGGTGCTCAGTTCAACAGACCAGCCAACCTCAAGACTCACACGCGCATCCACTCAGGGGAAAAGCCATACAAGTGTGAAACCTGTGGGGCGCGTTTTGTGcag gtGGCACACCTGCGGGCCCACGTGCTGATCCACACGGGAGAGAAGCCATACCCCTGTGAAATCTGTGGAACGCGCTTCCGTCACCTGCAGACCCTGAAGAGCCACctacgcatacacacaggggaaaagccCTACCAT TGTGAGAAATGCAATTTGCATTTCCGTCACAAAAGCCAGCTGCGCTTGCACCTCCGACAGAAGCACGGAGCGATCACCAACACCAAGATCCAGTACCGCATGTCTACGGCGGACATGCCCACGGACCTGACCAAGACATGCTGA
- the bcl6aa gene encoding BCL6A transcription repressor a isoform X6 — translation MQEVSRKALPDLDKMACAADSCIQFTRHASDVLLNLNRLRSRDILTDVTILVNRQQFRAHKTVLMACSGLFYTIFTDSLKCNLNAISLDPKVDPEGFAILLEFMYTSRLTLKESLIMTVMNTAIYLQMDHVVDTCHRFIKSSDSSLKLPREDFLVSPLLLPQDVHSYRPHDMAENLPSRVTPFRDGRPYGSGMFNAVNTPVSSSYHLYSQFPVQGFPFPLCKLADTKNTFADFSKPGVIHHKHCPPPPAENPSAAVLAEYSRVATGGSVAGMCHPGAYSSRELVRDEEMKRESLEGVVQSIGMSSRKHGYPSLAAEQQAQQQAQQGHHGQGQKEAGKEQGPAAEEDMGHQHYPIGMSASGRKALVSSPQSPLKSDCQPNSPTESSSSKNAALSQAIRPLATQGSQDPKARNWKKYKFIVLNQSTKEEEVSPRDADMRSPQRLGMPPFLHPADSEHPDSVQSGTKITEHAEDFHVPQASRLNNIINRTLEGSQRSSDSHSSLYMGHLKCTSCGSQSPRHSEICPNTASRLAEEMAEMHSEYSDSSSENGTYFCNECDSKFTEEEALKRHMLQVHSDKPYKCDRCQAAFRYKGNLASHKTVHTGEKPYRCNICGAQFNRPANLKTHTRIHSGEKPYKCETCGARFVQVAHLRAHVLIHTGEKPYPCEICGTRFRHLQTLKSHLRIHTGEKPYHCEKCNLHFRHKSQLRLHLRQKHGAITNTKIQYRMSTADMPTDLTKTC, via the exons ATGCAAGAAGTTTCTAGGAAAGCACTACCAG ATCTTGACAAAATGGCTTGCGCAGCTGACAGCTGCATCCAATTCACACGGCACGCGAGTGATGTTCTGCTCAACCTTAACCGGCTGCGCAGCAGGGACATCCTCACAGATGTCACCATTCTGGTCAACAGACAACAGTTTCGCGCTCACAAGACCGTCCTCATGGCCTGCAG TGGGCTCTTTTATACCATCTTCACGGATTCACTCAAATGCAACCTGAACGCCATCAGCCTGGACCCTAAAGTGGATCCAGAGGGCTTCGCCATCCTCCTGGAATTTATGTACACGTCCCGGCTGACGCTGAAGGAGAGCCTCATCATGACTGTCATGAACACAGCCATCTACCTGCAGATGGACCATGTCGTCGACACCTGCCACAGATTCATTAAGTCCAG TGACTCCTCTCTCAAACTGCCAAGAGAGGACTTCCTGGTCAGTCCCTTGCTGTTACCTCAGGATGTCCACAGCTACAGGCCGCATGACATGGCGGAGAACCTCCCCAGCAGAGTGACCCCCTTCAGGGACGGGAGGCCATACGGCTCTGGGATGTTCAACGCGGTCAACACTCCGGTCAGCAGCTCCTACCACCTGTACAGCCAGTTCCCCGTGCAGGGCTTCCCCTTTCCCCTCTGCAAACTGGCCGACACCAAAAACACATTTGCGGACTTCTCCAAGCCGGGAGTGATCCACCACAAGCACTGTCCACCGCCACCGGCAGAGAACCCGAGCGCGGCGGTTCTGGCCGAGTACTCGCGGGTGGCCACTGGGGGCAGCGTGGCTGGCATGTGCCACCCAGGTGCTTACTCCTCTCGGGAGCTGGTGCGCGAtgaggagatgaagagagagagcctgGAGGGGGTGGTGCAGTCCATCGGCATGAGCTCCAGGAAGCACGGCTACCCCAGCCTGGCGGCCGAGCAGCAGGCGCAGCAGCAGGCACAGCAGGGGCATCACGGACAGGGGCAGAAGGAGGCAGGCAAGGAGCAGGGGCCAGCAGCTGAGGAGGACATGGGCCACCAGCACTACCCTATCGGCATGTCCGCCAGCGGCCGCAAGGCACTGGTAAGCAGCCCGCAGAGCCCGCTCAAGTCCGACTgccagcccaactcgcccaCGGAGTCCAGCAGCAGCAAGAACGCAGCCCTGTCGCAGGCCATCCGGCCACTGGCCACCCAGGGCTCACAGGACCCCAAGGCCCGCAACTGGAAGAAGTACAAGTTCATCGTGCTGAACCAGAGCaccaaggaggaggaggtcagTCCCCGCGACGCGGACATGCGCTCACCCCAGCGCCTTGGAATGCCGCCCTTCTTGCACCCCGCGGACTCCGAGCACCCAGACTCGGTGCAGTCCGGCACCAAGATCACCGAGCACGCGGAGGACTTCCACGTGCCCCAGGCTAGCCGTCTCAACAACATCATTAACAG GACCCTGGAGGGATCTCAGCGGAGCAGTGACAGCCACTCGTCTCTGTACATGGGCCACTTAAAGTGCACGTCCTGCGGTTCCCAGTCTCCGCGCCACTCTGAGATCTGCCCAAACACTGCCTCGCGCCTGGCCGAGGAGATGGCCGAGATGCACTCCGAGTACTCCGACTCCAGCTCTG AAAACGGTACATACTTTTGCAACGAATGTGACTCAAAGTTCACAGAGGAGGAGGCACTGAAACGCCACATGCTTCAGGTCCACAGTGACAAGCCATACAAATGTGACCGCTGCCAGGCTGCTTTCCGCTACAAAGGAAACCTCGCCAGCCACAAGACGGTTCACACAG GAGAGAAGCCGTATCGCTGCAACATTTGCGGTGCTCAGTTCAACAGACCAGCCAACCTCAAGACTCACACGCGCATCCACTCAGGGGAAAAGCCATACAAGTGTGAAACCTGTGGGGCGCGTTTTGTGcag gtGGCACACCTGCGGGCCCACGTGCTGATCCACACGGGAGAGAAGCCATACCCCTGTGAAATCTGTGGAACGCGCTTCCGTCACCTGCAGACCCTGAAGAGCCACctacgcatacacacaggggaaaagccCTACCAT TGTGAGAAATGCAATTTGCATTTCCGTCACAAAAGCCAGCTGCGCTTGCACCTCCGACAGAAGCACGGAGCGATCACCAACACCAAGATCCAGTACCGCATGTCTACGGCGGACATGCCCACGGACCTGACCAAGACATGCTGA
- the bcl6aa gene encoding BCL6A transcription repressor a isoform X3, which produces MLLVCSQVMGLENDIDLDKMACAADSCIQFTRHASDVLLNLNRLRSRDILTDVTILVNRQQFRAHKTVLMACSGLFYTIFTDSLKCNLNAISLDPKVDPEGFAILLEFMYTSRLTLKESLIMTVMNTAIYLQMDHVVDTCHRFIKSSDSSLKLPREDFLVSPLLLPQDVHSYRPHDMAENLPSRVTPFRDGRPYGSGMFNAVNTPVSSSYHLYSQFPVQGFPFPLCKLADTKNTFADFSKPGVIHHKHCPPPPAENPSAAVLAEYSRVATGGSVAGMCHPGAYSSRELVRDEEMKRESLEGVVQSIGMSSRKHGYPSLAAEQQAQQQAQQGHHGQGQKEAGKEQGPAAEEDMGHQHYPIGMSASGRKALVSSPQSPLKSDCQPNSPTESSSSKNAALSQAIRPLATQGSQDPKARNWKKYKFIVLNQSTKEEEVSPRDADMRSPQRLGMPPFLHPADSEHPDSVQSGTKITEHAEDFHVPQASRLNNIINRTLEGSQRSSDSHSSLYMGHLKCTSCGSQSPRHSEICPNTASRLAEEMAEMHSEYSDSSSVENGTYFCNECDSKFTEEEALKRHMLQVHSDKPYKCDRCQAAFRYKGNLASHKTVHTGEKPYRCNICGAQFNRPANLKTHTRIHSGEKPYKCETCGARFVQVAHLRAHVLIHTGEKPYPCEICGTRFRHLQTLKSHLRIHTGEKPYHCEKCNLHFRHKSQLRLHLRQKHGAITNTKIQYRMSTADMPTDLTKTC; this is translated from the exons ATGTTGCTCGTGTGCTCTCAGGTTATGGGTCTCGAAAATGACATAG ATCTTGACAAAATGGCTTGCGCAGCTGACAGCTGCATCCAATTCACACGGCACGCGAGTGATGTTCTGCTCAACCTTAACCGGCTGCGCAGCAGGGACATCCTCACAGATGTCACCATTCTGGTCAACAGACAACAGTTTCGCGCTCACAAGACCGTCCTCATGGCCTGCAG TGGGCTCTTTTATACCATCTTCACGGATTCACTCAAATGCAACCTGAACGCCATCAGCCTGGACCCTAAAGTGGATCCAGAGGGCTTCGCCATCCTCCTGGAATTTATGTACACGTCCCGGCTGACGCTGAAGGAGAGCCTCATCATGACTGTCATGAACACAGCCATCTACCTGCAGATGGACCATGTCGTCGACACCTGCCACAGATTCATTAAGTCCAG TGACTCCTCTCTCAAACTGCCAAGAGAGGACTTCCTGGTCAGTCCCTTGCTGTTACCTCAGGATGTCCACAGCTACAGGCCGCATGACATGGCGGAGAACCTCCCCAGCAGAGTGACCCCCTTCAGGGACGGGAGGCCATACGGCTCTGGGATGTTCAACGCGGTCAACACTCCGGTCAGCAGCTCCTACCACCTGTACAGCCAGTTCCCCGTGCAGGGCTTCCCCTTTCCCCTCTGCAAACTGGCCGACACCAAAAACACATTTGCGGACTTCTCCAAGCCGGGAGTGATCCACCACAAGCACTGTCCACCGCCACCGGCAGAGAACCCGAGCGCGGCGGTTCTGGCCGAGTACTCGCGGGTGGCCACTGGGGGCAGCGTGGCTGGCATGTGCCACCCAGGTGCTTACTCCTCTCGGGAGCTGGTGCGCGAtgaggagatgaagagagagagcctgGAGGGGGTGGTGCAGTCCATCGGCATGAGCTCCAGGAAGCACGGCTACCCCAGCCTGGCGGCCGAGCAGCAGGCGCAGCAGCAGGCACAGCAGGGGCATCACGGACAGGGGCAGAAGGAGGCAGGCAAGGAGCAGGGGCCAGCAGCTGAGGAGGACATGGGCCACCAGCACTACCCTATCGGCATGTCCGCCAGCGGCCGCAAGGCACTGGTAAGCAGCCCGCAGAGCCCGCTCAAGTCCGACTgccagcccaactcgcccaCGGAGTCCAGCAGCAGCAAGAACGCAGCCCTGTCGCAGGCCATCCGGCCACTGGCCACCCAGGGCTCACAGGACCCCAAGGCCCGCAACTGGAAGAAGTACAAGTTCATCGTGCTGAACCAGAGCaccaaggaggaggaggtcagTCCCCGCGACGCGGACATGCGCTCACCCCAGCGCCTTGGAATGCCGCCCTTCTTGCACCCCGCGGACTCCGAGCACCCAGACTCGGTGCAGTCCGGCACCAAGATCACCGAGCACGCGGAGGACTTCCACGTGCCCCAGGCTAGCCGTCTCAACAACATCATTAACAG GACCCTGGAGGGATCTCAGCGGAGCAGTGACAGCCACTCGTCTCTGTACATGGGCCACTTAAAGTGCACGTCCTGCGGTTCCCAGTCTCCGCGCCACTCTGAGATCTGCCCAAACACTGCCTCGCGCCTGGCCGAGGAGATGGCCGAGATGCACTCCGAGTACTCCGACTCCAGCTCTG TAGAAAACGGTACATACTTTTGCAACGAATGTGACTCAAAGTTCACAGAGGAGGAGGCACTGAAACGCCACATGCTTCAGGTCCACAGTGACAAGCCATACAAATGTGACCGCTGCCAGGCTGCTTTCCGCTACAAAGGAAACCTCGCCAGCCACAAGACGGTTCACACAG GAGAGAAGCCGTATCGCTGCAACATTTGCGGTGCTCAGTTCAACAGACCAGCCAACCTCAAGACTCACACGCGCATCCACTCAGGGGAAAAGCCATACAAGTGTGAAACCTGTGGGGCGCGTTTTGTGcag gtGGCACACCTGCGGGCCCACGTGCTGATCCACACGGGAGAGAAGCCATACCCCTGTGAAATCTGTGGAACGCGCTTCCGTCACCTGCAGACCCTGAAGAGCCACctacgcatacacacaggggaaaagccCTACCAT TGTGAGAAATGCAATTTGCATTTCCGTCACAAAAGCCAGCTGCGCTTGCACCTCCGACAGAAGCACGGAGCGATCACCAACACCAAGATCCAGTACCGCATGTCTACGGCGGACATGCCCACGGACCTGACCAAGACATGCTGA
- the bcl6aa gene encoding BCL6A transcription repressor a isoform X2 translates to MPNSFQQKHAQHMLLLCPGMTRGREEGPPAAWSHHKQNYSDLDKMACAADSCIQFTRHASDVLLNLNRLRSRDILTDVTILVNRQQFRAHKTVLMACSGLFYTIFTDSLKCNLNAISLDPKVDPEGFAILLEFMYTSRLTLKESLIMTVMNTAIYLQMDHVVDTCHRFIKSSDSSLKLPREDFLVSPLLLPQDVHSYRPHDMAENLPSRVTPFRDGRPYGSGMFNAVNTPVSSSYHLYSQFPVQGFPFPLCKLADTKNTFADFSKPGVIHHKHCPPPPAENPSAAVLAEYSRVATGGSVAGMCHPGAYSSRELVRDEEMKRESLEGVVQSIGMSSRKHGYPSLAAEQQAQQQAQQGHHGQGQKEAGKEQGPAAEEDMGHQHYPIGMSASGRKALVSSPQSPLKSDCQPNSPTESSSSKNAALSQAIRPLATQGSQDPKARNWKKYKFIVLNQSTKEEEVSPRDADMRSPQRLGMPPFLHPADSEHPDSVQSGTKITEHAEDFHVPQASRLNNIINRTLEGSQRSSDSHSSLYMGHLKCTSCGSQSPRHSEICPNTASRLAEEMAEMHSEYSDSSSENGTYFCNECDSKFTEEEALKRHMLQVHSDKPYKCDRCQAAFRYKGNLASHKTVHTGEKPYRCNICGAQFNRPANLKTHTRIHSGEKPYKCETCGARFVQVAHLRAHVLIHTGEKPYPCEICGTRFRHLQTLKSHLRIHTGEKPYHCEKCNLHFRHKSQLRLHLRQKHGAITNTKIQYRMSTADMPTDLTKTC, encoded by the exons ATCTTGACAAAATGGCTTGCGCAGCTGACAGCTGCATCCAATTCACACGGCACGCGAGTGATGTTCTGCTCAACCTTAACCGGCTGCGCAGCAGGGACATCCTCACAGATGTCACCATTCTGGTCAACAGACAACAGTTTCGCGCTCACAAGACCGTCCTCATGGCCTGCAG TGGGCTCTTTTATACCATCTTCACGGATTCACTCAAATGCAACCTGAACGCCATCAGCCTGGACCCTAAAGTGGATCCAGAGGGCTTCGCCATCCTCCTGGAATTTATGTACACGTCCCGGCTGACGCTGAAGGAGAGCCTCATCATGACTGTCATGAACACAGCCATCTACCTGCAGATGGACCATGTCGTCGACACCTGCCACAGATTCATTAAGTCCAG TGACTCCTCTCTCAAACTGCCAAGAGAGGACTTCCTGGTCAGTCCCTTGCTGTTACCTCAGGATGTCCACAGCTACAGGCCGCATGACATGGCGGAGAACCTCCCCAGCAGAGTGACCCCCTTCAGGGACGGGAGGCCATACGGCTCTGGGATGTTCAACGCGGTCAACACTCCGGTCAGCAGCTCCTACCACCTGTACAGCCAGTTCCCCGTGCAGGGCTTCCCCTTTCCCCTCTGCAAACTGGCCGACACCAAAAACACATTTGCGGACTTCTCCAAGCCGGGAGTGATCCACCACAAGCACTGTCCACCGCCACCGGCAGAGAACCCGAGCGCGGCGGTTCTGGCCGAGTACTCGCGGGTGGCCACTGGGGGCAGCGTGGCTGGCATGTGCCACCCAGGTGCTTACTCCTCTCGGGAGCTGGTGCGCGAtgaggagatgaagagagagagcctgGAGGGGGTGGTGCAGTCCATCGGCATGAGCTCCAGGAAGCACGGCTACCCCAGCCTGGCGGCCGAGCAGCAGGCGCAGCAGCAGGCACAGCAGGGGCATCACGGACAGGGGCAGAAGGAGGCAGGCAAGGAGCAGGGGCCAGCAGCTGAGGAGGACATGGGCCACCAGCACTACCCTATCGGCATGTCCGCCAGCGGCCGCAAGGCACTGGTAAGCAGCCCGCAGAGCCCGCTCAAGTCCGACTgccagcccaactcgcccaCGGAGTCCAGCAGCAGCAAGAACGCAGCCCTGTCGCAGGCCATCCGGCCACTGGCCACCCAGGGCTCACAGGACCCCAAGGCCCGCAACTGGAAGAAGTACAAGTTCATCGTGCTGAACCAGAGCaccaaggaggaggaggtcagTCCCCGCGACGCGGACATGCGCTCACCCCAGCGCCTTGGAATGCCGCCCTTCTTGCACCCCGCGGACTCCGAGCACCCAGACTCGGTGCAGTCCGGCACCAAGATCACCGAGCACGCGGAGGACTTCCACGTGCCCCAGGCTAGCCGTCTCAACAACATCATTAACAG GACCCTGGAGGGATCTCAGCGGAGCAGTGACAGCCACTCGTCTCTGTACATGGGCCACTTAAAGTGCACGTCCTGCGGTTCCCAGTCTCCGCGCCACTCTGAGATCTGCCCAAACACTGCCTCGCGCCTGGCCGAGGAGATGGCCGAGATGCACTCCGAGTACTCCGACTCCAGCTCTG AAAACGGTACATACTTTTGCAACGAATGTGACTCAAAGTTCACAGAGGAGGAGGCACTGAAACGCCACATGCTTCAGGTCCACAGTGACAAGCCATACAAATGTGACCGCTGCCAGGCTGCTTTCCGCTACAAAGGAAACCTCGCCAGCCACAAGACGGTTCACACAG GAGAGAAGCCGTATCGCTGCAACATTTGCGGTGCTCAGTTCAACAGACCAGCCAACCTCAAGACTCACACGCGCATCCACTCAGGGGAAAAGCCATACAAGTGTGAAACCTGTGGGGCGCGTTTTGTGcag gtGGCACACCTGCGGGCCCACGTGCTGATCCACACGGGAGAGAAGCCATACCCCTGTGAAATCTGTGGAACGCGCTTCCGTCACCTGCAGACCCTGAAGAGCCACctacgcatacacacaggggaaaagccCTACCAT TGTGAGAAATGCAATTTGCATTTCCGTCACAAAAGCCAGCTGCGCTTGCACCTCCGACAGAAGCACGGAGCGATCACCAACACCAAGATCCAGTACCGCATGTCTACGGCGGACATGCCCACGGACCTGACCAAGACATGCTGA